A DNA window from Eremothecium cymbalariae DBVPG#7215 chromosome 3, complete sequence contains the following coding sequences:
- the PXA2 gene encoding ATP-binding cassette long-chain fatty acid transporter PXA2 (similar to Ashbya gossypii AER091W) encodes MLEFYKLHRIRILKASYLLLLLFTVQSLARGKDSSRQRPNEEQSEKKTRPRASSTISFKFIRSLYNPVNEEASEDGEVEGDGYNSEGSEGKAGGAAGTGGSSAKRRRNFLLNLILRDPRCLMIFLLQGILLVIRTMLTLRVATLDGILVSKLVKGKYAEFIKVLLGQWMTLGVPASIVNSLLTYTTRLCAVTINRKISYHLLDKYLSSHHSFYSVNNLPNVKQEALSASVGSAVATNRGDGLVKKDHGTSSSQISDIPVQYLTRDVGAFSHNASVLLNQLLKPTLDLIMCSFKLAQNSKSGMMAEGTLILGLIVHFSNLFLKLIQPNFVDLTVARTYFEGYFRSLHSKLHSSNEEIALFKGQNTELWNLDFSYYHLAVFLAGEIKSRALYDFSTSFVVKYVWGAAGLVLCSIPVFFRADPTEDVTADFITNRRLLLTASSSIGRYVELRRSIQQLKGESLRLNTFNDRLDAGKKLSESGKDFLIEYDDSKIQFMNIPLVTPAQQVLIPELNFELKHGNHLLIIGPNGCGKSSLFRVLGGLWPVLKSFANPNKPTKLIMPPRRTESGESAIYYLPQRAYMGNMSTLREQVIYPDKLELFKEKYEGDFERGDKELAEILSVLELDDLITEHMSIIMAKKSSEGGANETTEVSLTEAFDIVRNWSEELSVGIQQRLAMARMYYHKPKFAVLDECTSAVSPEMEQKMYTHAQKLNISLISVCHRTTLWHFHNLLLKFDGNGGYSFAPFNPEQRLKDEQRLTELNKLLEQDVPIWKKKLDELAIARKSNVLRKSQTNLKSLHQAQLKPLVPGISPMTST; translated from the coding sequence ATGTTGGAATTCTATAAGCTGCACAGGATTCGGATACTAAAGGCTTCATAtctgttgctgttgttgtttacGGTGCAGAGTTTGGCTAGGGGGAAAGATTCATCTAGACAGAGGCCGAATGAGGAGCAGTCAGAAAAAAAGACGAGGCCGAGAGCCAGTAGTACGATCagttttaaatttattcGGTCGTTGTATAATCCGGTGAATGAGGAGGCTAGTGAAGATGGGGAGGTGGAGGGGGATGGGTACAATTCCGAGGGTAGCGAGGGTAAGGCGGGGGGTGCGGCAGGGACCGGGGGCTCGAGCGCCAAAAGGAGACggaattttcttttgaatctgATACTCAGGGATCCGCGATGcttgatgatttttttgttgcaGGGGATTTTGTTAGTTATTCGGACAATGTTGACGTTGCGGGTTGCTACGTTGGATGGGATCTTGGTGTCGAAGTTGGTGAAGGGGAAATATGCGGAGTTCATCAAGGTGTTGCTTGGTCAATGGATGACTCTTGGGGTTCCTGCAAGTATTGTGAACTCGCTATTGACGTATACTACCAGGCTTTGTGCTGTGACGATCAATAGGAAGATTAGTTATCATCTTTTGGATAAGTATCTTTCTTCGCATCATAGTTTTTACTCAGTGAATAACTTGCCAAACGTTAAGCAGGAGGCGCTCAGCGCGTCTGTGGGGTCGGCTGTTGCTACTAATCGCGGGGATGGGTTGGTCAAGAAGGACCATGGGACGTCGTCTTCCCAGATTTCGGATATTCCAGTGCAGTACTTGACCCGTGATGTGGGTGCGTTTTCGCACAATGCTTCCGTACTTTTGAATCAGCTGTTGAAACCGACGTTGGACTTAATTATGTGTTCATTTAAATTGGCGCAGAACTCCAAGAGCGGTATGATGGCTGAAGGTACCTTGATTTTGGGGTTGATTGTGCATTTTAGCAActtatttttgaagttgattcAGCCGAACTTTGTCGATTTGACTGTGGCAAGAACCTATTTTGAAGGTTACTTCAGGTCACTGCATTCGAAGTTGCATTCTAgtaatgaagaaattgcGCTGTTTAAGGGCCAGAATACGGAGCTTTGGAATTTGGACTTTTCTTACTATCATCTAGCTGTGTTTTTGGCTGGTGAGATTAAATCAAGGGCTTTGTACGATTTCTCAACCAGTTTTGTAGTCAAATATGTGTGGGGTGCTGCTGGTTTGGTGCTTTGTTCTATCCCAGTTTTCTTCCGTGCTGATCCTACTGAAGATGTCACTGCAGACTTTATCACAAACCGTAGATTATTGCTAACTGCGTCTTCATCTATCGGTAGATATGTAGAATTGAGGCGGAGTATCCAGCAATTAAAGGGTGAGTCGTTAAGATTGAATACATTCAATGACAGATTGGATGCAGGCAAGAAATTGTCCGAAAGTGGTAAAGATTTCTTGATTGAATATGATGACTCCAAGATCCAGTTTATGAACATTCCTCTAGTTACTCCAGCTCAGCAAGTGTTGATTCCAGAATTGAACTTTGAATTGAAGCATGGTAACCACTTGTTAATTATCGGTCCTAATGGGTGTGGTAAGTCGTCCTTATTTAGAGTTTTAGGTGGTTTGTGGCCTGTATTGAAGTCGTTTGCTAATCCGAATAAACCTACTAAACTCATCATGCCTCCTAGAAGAACTGAGAGCGGCGAGAGTGCCATTTACTACTTACCACAAAGAGCCTATATGGGTAATATGTCGACATTGAGAGAACAAGTTATCTATCCAGACAAGTTGGAACTATTTAAGGAGAAATATGAGGGAGACTTTGAGCGCGGAGACAAGGAATTGGCTGAAATTTTATCTGTTCTAGAGTTGGATGACTTAATAACTGAACATATGTCTATTATTATGGCCAAAAAAAGCAGCGAGGGGGGTGCTAATGAAACTACAGAAGTATCACTCACAGAGGCATTTGACATCGTCAGAAACTGGTCAGAAGAATTGTCTGTAGGTATACAGCAGCGCTTAGCCATGGCTAGAATGTATTATCATAAACCAAAGTTTGctgttttggatgaatGTACTTCCGCAGTATCACCAGAAATGGAACAGAAGATGTATACCCATGCGCAAAAATTAAACATTTCTCTAATTTCCGTGTGTCATCGGACCACTCTATGGCATTTCCACAACTTGTTACTAAAGTTTGATGGTAATGGTGGTTATAGTTTTGCTCCATTTAATCCAGAACAGAGGTTGAAGGATGAACAAAGGCTAACTGAGTTAAACAAACTGTTAGAACAAGATGTGCccatttggaaaaagaaattggatGAATTGGCAATCGCTAGAAAGTCTAATGTGCTTCGCAAATCGCAAACAAATTTGAAGTCTTTGCACCAAGCACAGTTAAAGCCATTAGTACCCGGTATTTCCCCAATGACTAGTACATAA
- the ASH1 gene encoding DNA-binding transcription repressor ASH1 (similar to Ashbya gossypii AER088C) yields MDISPTISLTETDSDSSSSEIKRKWSFDELLLPSLQTSKHSFLSAQESPYFFNVYNNKSMTAPSSPKGLPAITPNNSPKSQFPGINPYSASSMTFNPSSTNENNSIAAMNVMLPTLKNLKLLPNPNIQNHSRKYPDTSERTQFWRQNLISWCRKSTYQQYKQIEDEVASMNPARHQGLHILANTAYVSSVLSPKDQFYQLSNSSVNENIVITPPVSPRNDQPIGIEYNKFNPAVSEKLVQTIRKKRLSASTHKKSNSCQARELKKLLETRSSVSPGNVSSSHNTSAGRITKISKAGNSRPSSPPHHTTVPNGNTLPPGTEEQPDQRKIKQSISPTANSKRIDSFPSDTLHVSESMTPQNAADKLHRVHQIIKTDTKATSMTPLNFQSSDTHTASSELSRTTSVRRSPTSSLKSPGRKSYVRKCLSCHCTDSPCWRPSWSDKKQDQLCNSCGLRYKKTHTRCLNAACRKIPSKGELTLMKTNPLTTGTSEDGYVINGLSCLFCGNIVTTQE; encoded by the coding sequence ATGGATATTTCACCCACAATATCCCTCACTGAAACTGATTCAGATTCCAGCAGTTCAGAGATTAAGAGGAAGTGGtcttttgatgaattactACTACCTTCCCTTCAAACTAGTAAACATTCTTTTCTATCTGCTCAAGAGTCACCGTACTTTTTCAACGTCTACAATAACAAGTCTATGACTGCACCGTCATCACCAAAGGGCCTGCCTGCTATTACACCAAACAACTCACCTAAATCTCAATTCCCAGGCATTAATCCATATTCAGCGTCTTCAATGACTTTTAATCCATCTTCAACGAATGAGAACAACTCAATTGCTGCTATGAATGTTATGTTACCTactttaaagaatttaaaattattacCGAATCCAAATATCCAGAATCATTCGCGCAAATACCCGGACACGTCAGAACGTACCCAATTCTGGAGACAAAACCTCATCAGTTGGTGCAGAAAGTCGACTTACCAACAGTACAAACAAATTGAAGACGAAGTTGCCAGCATGAACCCTGCCAGACATCAAGGCTTACATATTCTTGCCAATACGGCTTATGTTTCTTCAGTTTTATCGCCGAAAGACCAATTTTACCAACTATCAAATAGCTCAGTAAACGAAAACATCGTTATTACTCCTCCGGTTAGCCCCAGAAATGACCAACCTATTGGCAtagaatataataaatttaatcCCGCTGTCAGTGAGAAATTGGTTCAAACAATTCGGAAAAAAAGGCTCTCTGCATCCACACATAAAAAGTCGAATAGCTGTCAAGCTCGAGAGCTCAAAAAGCTTTTGGAAACCCGAAGTTCGGTGAGCCCAGGTAATGTAAGTAGCAGCCACAACACCTCTGCCGGAAGGATAACGAAAATATCTAAGGCGGGTAATTCGAGACCTTCATCCCCACCACATCACACAACAGTACCAAATGGTAATACACTACCACCAGGTACAGAAGAGCAGCCCGACCAGcggaaaataaaacaatCAATTTCTCCAACAGCGAACTCGAAACGTATCGACAGCTTTCCCAGTGACACGTTGCATGTATCAGAATCTATGACACCCCAAAATGCCGCCGACAAACTGCACCGAGTCCATCAGATAATAAAAACAGATACAAAAGCGACGTCAATGACGCCACTAAACTTTCAGTCATCAGATACCCATACCGCGTCTTCAGAATTATCACGTACTACATCTGTTAGGCGGTCCCCTACATCGTCGCTGAAATCCCCCGGCAGAAAGTCCTATGTCCGTAAATGTCTCTCATGCCACTGCACAGATTCTCCATGTTGGAGGCCATCCTGGTCGGATAAGAAACAAGACCAGCTGTGCAATTCATGTGGATTGAGGTACAAAAAGACCCACACAAGATGCCTAAACGCAGCCTGCCGTAAGATTCCAAGCAAGGGTGAACTGACATTAATGAAAACCAATCCACTTACGACAGGAACGTCGGAGGATGGTTATGTCATAAACGGCCTGTCTTGTCTTTTCTGCGGAAATATTGTAACTACCCAAGAATGA
- the VPS36 gene encoding ESCRT-II subunit protein VPS36 (similar to Ashbya gossypii AER092W), whose product MYLDYWHYAETTTSAQPILRENEKDIYVEQNVGLYHGKSKIITKQKGRCYLTSQRIIYIDDKAHSKESVCLELGDIKDLQYNSKFLKRSAKLVIFLKLEAPVDKFDMGLHKAGNKASLISNKVTWTCPICMVTNETTGELKDPMPRCINCGIAADYDMVASTVVATNTDEQTAKLDQVNSCPACTFVNHPQINNCEICGTRLLKSNVIQYADGGIFKDSRMNIVLETNPGLKEGDTPFIQLSFRNSDGSLFFQAMCGVLEDLESEANKLLYNQKLVSINGVNIHPDIISVGDNFNQIGITSLERIKEQQLLKNDILLNNALGDLNNLMALASDIERLYEGAKGDNSKKDSILLIDRDKFLNKSTFLDEISREIHQLIMSEFKDQLKKQDGILINMVDLYALYNKSMRIGTGFVSPSEMREACERFTKLGLMDIRLVRINGRVLCVSSDNSFEFIKKNIVSIVEDAPGSDLLHLTQILNQTNSNNWAIGIIMEVLQNCITEGELLIDEQITGIHYYVNVNWRV is encoded by the coding sequence ATGTATTTGGATTATTGGCATTACGCTGAAACGACCACATCAGCTCAACCTATATTACGTGAGAATGAGAAGGACATATatgttgaacaaaatgTTGGGTTATACCATGGAAAATCAAAGATAATTACAAAGCAAAAAGGGAGGTGTTACTTGACGTCCCAAagaattatatatatagatgaCAAAGCACATTCAAAAGAGTCAGTTTGTTTAGAACTAGGTGATATCAAAGATTTGCAATATAATTCAAAGTTTCTCAAACGTTCTGCAAAGTTGGTTATCTTTCTAAAGTTGGAAGCCCCAGTAGATAAATTCGATATGGGATTGCATAAGGCTGGCAATAAAGCATCTTTAATCTCCAATAAAGTTACATGGACATGTCCTATATGTATGGTAACAAATGAGACCACTGGAGAGTTAAAAGACCCAATGCCACGATGTATAAACTGTGGCATTGCCGCTGATTATGATATGGTTGCTTCCACTGTTGTTGCAACAAATACTGACGAGCAAACTGCTAAACTCGATCAAGTAAATTCCTGTCCTGCCTGTACGTTTGTGAACCATCctcaaataaataattgTGAAATATGTGGAACTCGATTGCTAAAGTCAAACGTGATACAATACGCTGATGGtggtatttttaaagaCTCTAGAATGAACATTGTTTTGGAAACAAATCCTGGTTTGAAAGAAGGCGATACCCCCTTCATTCAGTTGAGTTTCCGTAACTCAGATGGTTCGTTGTTTTTCCAGGCTATGTGTGGGGTTTTGGAAGACTTGGAAAGCGAGGCAAACAAGCTTTTGTACAACCAAAAATTAGTTTCTATTAATGGTGTAAATATACATCCAGATATCATCTCAGTTGGAGATAATTTTAACCAGATTGGTATCACAAGTTTAGAAAGAATTAAGGAGCAGCAGCTGTTGAAGAATGATATCTTGCTTAACAACGCACTAGGAGACTTGAATAACCTAATGGCATTGGCTAGTGACATAGAGCGTTTATATGAAGGAGCTAAAGGAGATAATAGTAAAAAAGATTCAATATTGCTTATAGATAGAGATAAGTTTCTTAACAAATCTACATTTCTAGATGAGATATCAAGGGAGATCCACCAACTCATAATGTCAGAATTCAAGGAccagttgaagaaacaagatGGAATTTTAATAAACATGGTAGACCTATACGCATTATATAACAAGTCTATGAGAATTGGCACGGGCTTTGTTTCACCTAGTGAGATGAGAGAAGCATGCGAAAGGTTTACCAAACTAGGATTAATGGATATAAGACTTGTCAGGATCAACGGAAGGGTGCTTTGTGTGTCATCGGataattcttttgaatttataaaaaagaacattGTAAGCATTGTAGAAGATGCTCCAGGCTCTGACCTTCTTCACTTGACTCAGATTTTAAATCAGACAAACTCCAACAATTGGGCTATCGGAATTATCATGGAAGTGTTGCAAAATTGCATAACAGAGGGAGAACTACTGATAGATGAACAAATCACAGGAATACATTACTATGTAAATGTAAATTGGAGGGTATAG
- the SPE1 gene encoding ornithine decarboxylase SPE1 (similar to Ashbya gossypii AER087C), translating to MLIEGIEGSFIAVETVRQVGVECGRRSSPRFDSEQVDTIGAGDQGVELFRPHEQAHHQIFEALKSHVELINKDSCDAGEENSFFVCDLSEIERLHRYWRRQLPRIQPFYAVKCNPDVKILRKLASLSVNFDCASKSEIEKVLNLGVDPQRIIYANPCKASSFIRFAASKGVRKSTFDNTEELHKIARFHPESELFLRISTDDSTAQCRLSNKYGCALSDVDSLLLKVKELKLNLVGVCFHVGSGASDLSCIFKAVKDARYVFDRAADRFGLPPLRILDVGGGFQFETFYNSSIALNTALDEYFPHECGVEIIAEPGRFLAATAFTLASHVIAKRQQFEKESMIYINDGVYANMNCILFDHQAPQARILYHAGDYHYMDFNSTSKTRTAECSNRVSIWGPTCDGLDCITEEYYTKYDLIVGDWIYFPNLGAYTSSAATSFNGFDQCVEVIYIQSDK from the coding sequence ATGTTGATTGAGGGTATTGAAGGTTCCTTTATTGCGGTTGAAACTGTAAGACAAGTTGGAGTTGAGTGCGGGAGAAGGTCTTCGCCAAGATTTGATTCGGAACAGGTAGATACTATAGGGGCTGGTGATCAGGGTGTTGAGCTGTTTAGGCCTCATGAACAggctcatcatcaaatatttgaagcttTGAAGAGCCATGTGGAACTTATTAATAAGGATTCATGCGATGCGGGCGAGGAAAATTCTTTTTTCGTTTGTGATTTGAGCGAGATTGAAAGATTGCACAGGTACTGGAGACGGCAGTTACCTAGGATACAGCCATTCTACGCGGTGAAGTGTAACCCTGATGTGAAGATATTGCGTAAGCTAGCGTCGCTTTCGGTGAACTTTGATTGTGCGTCTAAGTCTGAGATTGAGAAGGTTTTGAACTTGGGAGTTGATCCACAAAGAATTATATATGCTAATCCGTGTAAAGCATCTTCGTTTATCAGATTTGCTGCTTCTAAGGGTGTGAGGAAGTCTACATTTGACAATACAGAGGAGTTACACAAAATTGCCAGGTTCCATCCAGAATCCGAACTATTTTTAAGGATATCGACTGATGACTCTACTGCGCAATGTAGGCTTTCTAATAAATATGGTTGTGCACTTTCGGACGTCGATTCCTTATTGTTAAAGGTCAAAGAACTGAAGTTAAATCTAGTAGGTGTTTGTTTCCATGTTGGATCTGGGGCTTCTGATTTATCATGCATCTTTAAAGCGGTGAAAGATGCTCGCTATGTTTTTGACCGTGCTGCTGATCGTTTTGGTCTCCCCCCATTGAGAATACTAGATGTTGGCGGAGGTTTCCAGTTTGAAACATTCTATAACTCAAGCATTGCGTTGAATACAGCTTTAGATGAATACTTCCCACATGAATGTGGTGTAGAAATAATTGCTGAGCCTGGACGGTTCTTGGCTGCCACGGCATTTACTTTAGCATCCCACGTCATTGCAAAAAGACAACAATTCGAAAAAGAATCcatgatatatattaatgaCGGTGTATATGCAAACATGAACTGCATCTTGTTCGATCACCAAGCTCCCCAAGCCAGAATTTTATACCACGCTGGTGACTACCATTACATGGATTTCAATTCCACTTCCAAAACCAGGACAGCCGAATGTTCTAACCGCGTCTCAATCTGGGGTCCTACGTGTGATGGCTTAGATTGCATTACTGAAGAATACTACACGAAATACGACTTGATTGTTGGAGATTGGATCTATTTTCCTAATCTAGGAGCTTATACGTCAAGTGCTGCAACATCTTTTAATGGTTTCGACCAGTGCGTCGAAGTCATCTATATACAGTCAGACAAATAA
- a CDS encoding uncharacterized protein (no homolog in Ashbya gossypii), protein MTIFIFVGRDYRLPSLLVDVPRYERLTPNRLRKMIAIYAFLHFMGGSSRPDGTVIGVIVCFVTVATNARFMWIRLLGGFRPSLFRSTFQESSPVFVGAHSVRHFTNLEVRKNHLEQKRHTFPSTHARDNRGKHKYRAVNSAL, encoded by the coding sequence ATGaccatttttattttcgtAGGAAGGGATTACCGTTTGCCGTCTCTACTGGTCGATGTTCCTCGTTACGAGAGATTAACGCCAAACAGGCTGCGTAAGATGATTGCTATATATGCTTTTCTCCACTTTATGGGGGGAAGTAGCAGGCCGGACGGAACGGTCATCGGAGTCATCGTTTGTTTCGTCACTGTAGCCACAAATGCGAGGTTTATGTGGATACGTCTCCTTGGTGGATTCAGACCGAGCTTGTTCCGTTCAACCTTCCAGGAAAGTTCCCCAGTTTTCGTTGGTGCCCACTCTGTTCGGCATTTCACTAATTTAGAGGTACGGAAAAACCACCTCGAACAAAAACGCCATACGTTTCCGTCCACTCATGCACGCGATAATAGAGGAAAACACAAATATAGAGCAGTGAATTCTGCTTTATAG
- the MTR2 gene encoding Mtr2p (similar to Ashbya gossypii AER089W), producing the protein MNSSNNQSQIVETFIKKLLAHLDECEVEKLQQFLQLFKQQDCKIIVNAQPFAQPTTFLQIWQQQVVATQHSLTSLDYHVIPGTGTLMCNVNCKVRFDESGKDKMYNDAIITALGSASAPSNPSKPAATRNRRLWGTYYGVSLQVIVDDAIFRNNFLGVISGYNYNTVYKPDDSLIII; encoded by the coding sequence ATGAACTCGTCCAACAACCAGTCCCAGATCGTAGAGACATTCATCAAGAAGCTGCTGGCACATCTTGACGAATGtgaagttgaaaagttacAGCAATTCTTGcaactttttaaacaaCAGGATTGCAAGATCATCGTTAACGCCCAACCTTTTGCACAACCGACAACTTTTCTACAGATTTGGCAACAGCAAGTTGTTGCAACACAACATTCTCTTACTTCACTAGACTATCATGTTATACCGGGAACTGGTACCTTGATGTGCAATGTGAACTGTAAAGTCCGTTTTGACGAGAGCGGTAAAGATAAAATGTACAATGATGCAATAATCACAGCTCTTGGCTCAGCATCAGCACCGTCCAATCCATCAAAACCTGCTGCAACTAGAAACAGACGTCTGTGGGGAACATACTATGGTGTATCCTTACAAGTCATTGTTGACGATGCCATATTCAGAAACAACTTCTTAGGTGTCATATCTGGCTATAACTACAACACCGTCTACAAACCAGATGACTCGctgatcatcatctaa
- the FAT3 gene encoding Fat3p (similar to Ashbya gossypii AER090W): MRAGNIGKGVAVVGSFLALLAIVLTIVAMSGLTQDRAPVNKIYMGEADISAIKVAKVLPQADSILQFMGIAMTSGKVKDEQIFGALKGIAHTAALQPLLLLLADTGNLTGTLKALNELTPMASTGNPDDTAELRGMYSMLQSSTNVTGTMNALSSLVKGTLAASPETNSNTAQARGYLQTLLLDSRSPVDTVGGMLALAKLTEEDKEKLVGTFGLLRNSNDLNATLADLKTLLDADISESLKNSTFSQLSQNISNAQTIIQRLSEIDGEDADALNALGDLLSHSKDPSSDLEILQNVGNVTDTERTSLASLTTIISNANNSTLTIATVLTLSAQTTPQSAAQLVYLHQILANTNDQAGSLHTLNELQGASTNQKKAELIPYLFELTDHSYNVLRTFGSLISLADFAAQNPEPLVPVLAILGAAAGSETTEMSVEAMQKLSPQILSYFDVPSRFRLGIFDLCTIRVNGTSKGCTRQGGGVQGFDYRSILYRELLNSDLEPFVKALDIKADDLHLEGKLLEKEPMYRPSVSACLAFTLISLVVNFLLIVSLLLPGKGLRIIPWSQGLLALLAVGALGLAASVVAIVTAIIKEGTAYDDYGVVYRTGSNYVGLAWGAVVVAIVNMLIIWFTLYRAGKREGIVNMEEGRASTSDEDLEKDRAIRASRT, translated from the coding sequence ATGAGGGCCGGCAACATTGGGAAAGGAGTTGCAGTGGTGGGGTCTTTTTTAGCCCTGCTCGCTATCGTTTTGACGATCGTTGCTATGAGTGGTCTTACACAGGACCGTGCACCAGTGaacaagatatatatgggcGAGGCAGATATATCGGCAATCAAGGTCGCCAAGGTTCTCCCCCAGGCGGACTCAATTCTTCAGTTTATGGGTATCGCCATGACTTCAGGTAAAGTTAAAGATGAACAAATTTTTGGTGCTCTCAAGGGTATCGCTCACACAGCAGCCTTGCAACCATTATTACTGCTATTGGCTGATACGGGGAATTTGACCGGTACTTTAAAGGCTCTCAACGAATTGACGCCGATGGCTTCCACGGGTAATCCCGACGATACTGCTGAGTTGCGCGGGATGTATAGTATGTTGCAGAGTTCCACTAATGTGACCGGCACCATGAACGCTTTATCGAGCTTGGTAAAAGGCACTTTGGCGGCGAGCCCCGAAACCAATAGCAATACTGCACAGGCCAGGGGGTATTTGCAGACGTTGTTGCTCGATTCGAGGAGCCCCGTAGATACTGTTGGGGGCATGCTCGCCTTGGCTAAGTTGACTGAGGAAGATAAGGAGAAGTTGGTGGGCACGTTCGGCTTGCTGCGTAACTCTAACGACTTGAATGCTACATTAGCTGATTTGAAGACGTTGCTGGATGCAGATATCTCTGAATCCCTCAAGAATAGTACTTTCAGTCAGTTGTCACAGAACATCAGTAACGCACAGACCATTATTCAGCGTCTGTCCGAGATTGACGGGGAAGATGCTGACGCGTTGAATGCTTTGGGAGACTTGTTGTCCCACTCGAAGGACCCCTCTTCTGATTTGGagattcttcaaaatgtCGGAAACGTGACGGATACGGAGAGGACGTCCTTGGCCTCCCTGACCACCATCATTTCGAATGCAAACAACAGCACCTTGACGATCGCTACCGTCCTCACGCTATCGGCACAGACCACGCCGCAATCTGCGGCTCAGTTGGTTTACCTGCACCAGATCCTGGCCAATACGAATGACCAGGCTGGTTCTTTACACACCCTAAACGAGCTGCAAGGTGCCTCCACCAACCAAAAGAAGGCAGAGCTGATCCCATACTTGTTCGAACTGACTGACCACTCCTATAATGTCCTCCGGACCTTTGGCTCCCTGATCTCCCTGGCTGACTTTGCTGCTCAAAATCCAGAGCCTTTGGTCCCTGTGTTGGCTATTCTGGGTGCCGCTGCAGGGTCGGAGACCACCGAAATGAGTGTGGAAGCAATGCAGAAACTAAGTCCACAGATCTTAAGCTATTTCGACGTCCCTTCCAGGTTCAGACTCGGTATATTCGACTTGTGTACCATTAGAGTCAACGGAACTAGCAAAGGTTGCACCAGACAGGGAGGCGGTGTTCAAGGCTTCGATTACAGGAGCATCTTGTACAGAGAGCTTCTAAACTCAGACTTGGAACCCTTCGTTAAGGCCTTGGATATCAAAGCAGATGATCTTCACCTAGAGGGTAAGTTGCTAGAAAAGGAACCAATGTACCGCCCATCCGTGTCCGCCTGCCTGGCCTTTACCCTCATATCATTGGTCGTAAACTTTTTGCTCATCGTTTCGCTGCTCCTGCCAGGCAAGGGTCTGCGTATAATTCCTTGGTCCCAGGGATTGCTGGCCCTCCTCGCCGTTGGCGCTCTAGGTTTGGCTGCCAGTGTCGTGGCCATTGTTACCGCCATCATTAAAGAAGGCACTGCCTATGACGACTACGGCGTCGTCTACAGGACGGGCAGCAACTACGTAGGTCTAGCCTGGGGCGCCGTCGTAGTCGCTATCGTGAACATGCTCATCATCTGGTTCACGCTCTATCGCGCCGGCAAGCGCGAAGGCATCGTTAACATGGAAGAAGGGCGTGCTTCAACGTCTGATGAGGACCTAGAGAAGGACAGGGCTATAAGGGCTAGTCGTActtga
- a CDS encoding uncharacterized protein (no homolog in Ashbya gossypii), giving the protein MAVAKAVDFALLDVGLAGSWALMQHSCDMHYLTHESTDQSFCLLGKIMAPTYSVVFLILGLTSPEMVTLAPSISFQQHSNALCNHLAETDCKLSCDLSPKSSRDGTAFKPNCEETPPGTGPERHGNEELLVSVTHARDNHDEAVRSYFTQFDDERKQNLGYAIADSRAAKMCVNWHNVDISWDEHNVFRGEACSDQYGGLDNQCYISNQLLN; this is encoded by the coding sequence ATGGCAGTCGCGAAGGCCGTTGATTTCGCCCTTTTAGATGTTGGTCTAGCGGGGTCATGGGCTCTTATGCAGCATTCATGTGATATGCATTATTTAACGCACGAATCTACGGATCAGTCATTTTGTTTATTGGGTAAAATCATGGCCCCAACCTATAGCGTGGTATTTTTGATACTGGGCTTGACAAGTCCGGAAATGGTGACACTAGCGCCAAGCATCTCGTTTCAACAGCATTCTAATGCACTATGTAACCATTTAGCCGAAACGGACTGTAAATTAAGTTGCGATCTTTCGCCAAAGTCTTCTAGAGATGGTACAGCGTTCAAGCCTAACTGTGAGGAAACGCCGCCGGGTACAGGCCCTGAACGCCATGGTAATGAAGAACTGCTGGTTTCTGTAACCCATGCCCGGGACAATCACGACGAGGCGGTCAGGTCCTACTTTACACAGTTCGATGATGAGCGGAAGCAAAACCTCGGATATGCGATAGCAGACAGTAGGGCGGCGAAAATGTGTGTGAACTGGCATAATGTTGACATCAGTTGGGACGAGCATAACGTATTTAGAGGTGAGGCGTGTTCAGACCAATATGGAGGTCTAGATAACCAGTGCTACATTTCTAACCAACTTTTGAATTGA